The proteins below come from a single Rosa rugosa chromosome 2, drRosRugo1.1, whole genome shotgun sequence genomic window:
- the LOC133728752 gene encoding F-box/kelch-repeat protein At3g23880-like translates to MVLTESLYSANWDLGFMNFNMAEDGSVAHTEFDDGEIISEILARLPVKSVMRFRCVSKSWNTLISDPYFTKKHFRYAEMGITENSSRLLYSMDPPQSLDHEALKDLKDHRDGYFANRELDFPVMIPEFSNRYKSIVGCCNGLICFSVQGDDFILWNPCTRYSKLLPRTPLPVFNRHAFCGFGYDSANDDYRVLVGTKEMGEEITIQVFALKTSSWKVLPITNALSISGRGFFLNGALHWLTRVEPNRGNSRTILSFDLAEEKFHEMIPLPYDDDDGGFYGMTILRNCLCVFNFLVGRAGVSTIWLMKEYGVKQSWTQVIRCSKREIPKEHRLLFLQPICILENGELVGNDFRAGFLVLYDPKENTFKNVTKTHNELNCGALVYRETLVSPVTGSVVDI, encoded by the coding sequence ATGGTCCTAACAGAATCCTTATATTCAGCAAATTgggatttagggtttatgaATTTTAACATGGCGGAGGACGGCAGCGTAGCTCACACCGAATTCGACGACGGCGAAATCATTTCAGAGATTCTGGCGAGGCTACCGGTCAAATCTGTGATGCGATTCCGGTGCGTATCCAAGTCGTGGAACACTCTGATCTCCGATCCCTACTTCACTAAGAAGCACTTCAGGTACGCAGAAATGGGCATCACCGAGAACAGCTCCAGGCTCCTTTATTCAATGGACCCTCCACAATCCCTAGACCACGAAGCATTGAAGGATTTGAAGGATCATAGGGATGGTTATTTTGCCAACAGAGAACTTGATTTTCCGGTAATGATCCCGGAGTTTTCCAATCGTTATAAAAGTATCGTTGGTTGTTGCAATGGCTTAATATGTTTTTCCGTCCAAGGGGACGACTTTATCTTGTGGAATCCATGCACTAGATACTCCAAGCTGTTACCGAGAACTCCATTGCCTGTTTTCAATCGGCACGCGTTTTGTGGGTTTGGTTATGATTCTGCTAATGATGATTACAGGGTATTAGTGGGGACTAAAGAGATGGGTGAAGAAATTACCATTCAGGTTTTCGCTCTAAAAACGAGTTCATGGAAGGTGCTCCCCATTACCAATGCTCTTAGCATCTCAGGTCGGGGCTTCTTTTTGAATGGAGCTTTGCACTGGTTAACGAGGGTTGAGCCAAATCGAGGGAATAGCCGAACAATTTTGTCTTTTGATTTGGCGGAGGAGAAGTTTCATGAGATGATTCCATTACcctatgatgatgatgatggcggCTTTTATGGTATGACAATTCTTAGAAATTGTCTTTGTGTGTTTAATTTCTTAGTTGGGCGGGCTGGTGTTAGCACAATATGGTTGATGAAGGAATATGGGGTGAAGCAATCTTGGACTCAAGTTATAAGGTGTTCTAAAAGGGAAATTCCTAAAGAGCACAGACTCCTGTTCTTGCAGCCTATTTGTATTCTAGAGAATGGAGAACTTGTAGGTAATGATTTTCGTGCAGGTTTCTTGGTGTTATATGATCCAAAGGAAAATACATTCAAGAATGTTACCAAGACTCATAATGAATTGAATTGTGGAGCTTTAGTTTACAGAGAGACTTTAGTTTCACCAGTAACCGGCAGTGTTGTAGACATCTGA